GGATACACCGAAGGCGCAAGAGCAGGGAAACGACTCGCCAGCAGAAAAATAAACGGCCGCTAAAGCATACAGAGGAGCAGAGCATTGTCGTTACGAGAAATAAGGGTCGTGCCGGATCCGGTGTTGAGGACCCCATGCGAACCGATTCGTGAGATAACCCCAGCCGTACGCAACATGGTGCAGGATTTGCTGGATACCGTCGACGACCCCGGCCGCGCGGGGCTCTCCGCCAACCAGATCGGCATCAGCCTGCGCGCGTTCTCCTACAACATCGACGGCAAGCTCGGCTACGTGCTGAACCCCGTCCTCGAAGAGACCCGGGGAGAGCAGTACGGCGACGAAGGTTGCCTTTCGGTGCCCAAGCTCTGGTACAAGACCAGACGCGCCGATTACGCCCGCGTGCGCGGCATCGATCTTGACGGCAAGACCATCGTCGTCGAGGGCACCGGCATCATGGGCCGTATGCTTCAGCACGAGACGGACCATCTCGACGGCCACATCTATCTCGACCGTCTTGAGAAGGAGGAACGCCGCGAGGCCATGCGGCGCATGCGTTCCGTACAATAAGCCGAGTCTTGTCAGGCTGCATTGGAGTAATGCAACCTGACGATCGATGTCGCCGCTTGACCTCCGCAAACAGTCATGGAGATCAAGCGGCGAGGTGTATCTGCCACGATTCGGCAGCAACACGCCTTGGCAGTGACACCGGCGATATTCAGGCATGGACCGCGCTAGAGTTGTCTTGCCATGGTTCGCCATCGCCGTCGTCGCCGTCACAAGCCATCAGCGTTTTCTGATCAACGACTGGCGGCGATGGCGAACCATGGCAGAGAGAACAACAAATCGAAGATGATGCGAGGGTTCATCAATGTACGTCGATCCTGAACGCAACCGAACGTCAGGCAATCTCAAATGGATTCTGCAGTACTGCAAGCCCGACCTGCCGCGCGTGGCGGTGTCGGTGCTCCTATTGCTCATCAATGACGCCATGGCCGTCACCATGCCGTTGTTGGCCGGCCTGATCGTCGACCAGGTCATCGGAGCCAGACATCTCGATATACTTACCCGTATCTGCGCGGCCATGATCGTGGTGACGCTCGTGCGCGTGATTTCGCGCTATATCTATCAGATCCTGATGGAACGTTTCGGCCAGAATTCGATCTACCGGCTGGTCAGCGACGAATACGAAAAACTGCACGAACTCGACTTCACCTATTTCAACCACACCCGCAACGGCGACATCATGAGCCGCATGACAAGCGACACCGAGGCGATCCGTCACTTCCTGTGCTGGGTGAGCTATCAGGCCACCGATTGCGTGGTCATGTTCCTCGGTGCCCTGTGCGTGATGTATACCATCGACTGGCGGCTGGCTCTGGCACTCACCTGCGTCACCCCGTTCATCTTCATCCTCACCCGTGCGCTTTCCAAGCGCGCCGCACCGCTGTTCTACGCCATCCGCAACTCGCTGGCCGATCTCAATTCCATGGTCGAGGAGAACATCGAAGGCAACCGTGTGGTCAAGGCCTTCGTGCGCGAGGATTACGAGACCGAAAAATTCGACAGGCACAACGACGACTACATGCAAAAGAACATGGATTCGGCCTACAACAACCGCAAGTTCATGCCGTGGCTCGACGGTCTGGGCTTCTCGTTGCAGCTCATCACGCTGGGGGTCGGCGGATTCCTCGTCATCAAAGGCCATATGACGATCGGCAACCTCGTGAGCTTCAACAGCCTGTTGTGGATGATCGACGGACCGGTACGGCAGTCCGGTTGGCTGATCAACGACTGGCAGCGATTCGGCGCCAGCTGCATCAAGATCCGTCGCCTGCTTACGGCGGAATCCCGTATCACCGAAAAGCCGCATGCCGAGGAATCGGTCAGACACGCGGTCGACATCCAAGAGCGGGTGGGCGTACGCAAACCCGAGAGTGTCAGCCCCGATCGTATGAGCGGCGAGATACGTTTCGACCACGTCAGCTTCGCCTTCCCGGACGATCCGGAGACGCCGGTCTTGAAAGACCTTAATTTCTATGTCCCCGCAGGAACGAAGCTCGGTATTCTGGGCGAGACGGGGGCCGGCAAATCCACGCTCGTCAACCTCATCGCCCGATTCTACGATCCCACTGTCGGCACTGTCTTGCTCGATGGCATCGACGCCCGCGACTGGCCGCTGAAAACCCTGCGCAATCAGGTAAGCATCGTGGCGCAAGACACCTTCCTCTTCTCCGACACCATCGGCGACAACATCGGCTTCGGTGCAGGTTCCTCACGTTCCTCCGACCCGGCCTATATCCGTCGCATGGCCGGTATCGCCGGGGCGGACGAGTTCATCTCCTCGATGCCCGAAGGCTACGACACCATCGTCGGCGAGCGGGGAGTCGGACTTTCAGGCGGGCAGAAACAGCGTCTTTCGCTCGCACGAGCCCTGGCCGACGACCCCTCCGTTCTGATCATGGACGACACCACATCGGCGGTCGACATGGAAACCGAGGCACAGATTCAAGAGCATCTTCGCCACATGGAGACACGCAAGACGGTCGTCACCATCGCCCATCGCATCTCCTCGGTCAAGGACGCCGACCTGATCCTGGTACTGGAACACGGCCGCATCGTCGAACGCGGCGACCACGAGCATCTGGTGGCGGCCCATGGCCGTTATTGGGAGATATACCGTAAACAGCTGGGCGTCGAATCCGGCGGTTCCCAAGGATTCGAAGAGTAGGAAGGAGGCAATCATGGCAAAACGCAATACCTATAACGAGGACGAAGAGCTCGAAGAGAAAATCAACCTCCACGACATCGTCCGCATAGCCGCCTATCTCAAAGCGTATCTCGGCCAAGTGGCCCGCATCGTCGTCGTGGTGCTGCTGATGAGTTGCATCACCGTCGCGGCCCCCTATCTGACAAAAATCATGATCGACTCCGCCATCCCGCACAAGGATTTCGGCCAGTTGGGGCTGCTTGCCGGCGTATTCGCCGTGCTCATCGTGCTCTATGAGATCGGCGTGCGCTACAGGACCGTGGCGATCACCCGGGTAGGGCAGATGATGCTCAAGGACATGCGGCGCGACCTCTTCACCCATATCCAGACCCTGCCGTTCAGCTATTTCGACTCACGTCCCCATGGCAAGATCCTGGTGCGCGTCGTCAACTACGTCAACACGCTTTCCGACACGCTTTCCAGCGGCCTGATCAACGTGATCGCCGACATCTTCACCTTCGTGGTCACCTTGGTGGTCATGTTCGTCGTCGATTGGAGGCTGGCGCTCTTCAGCCTCATCCTCTTCCCGCTGCTGACCCTCTGGGTGCTGGTGCTGCAGCGTGTGCAGAAGCACGCCTACCAGCTGCTCTCCAACAAGCAGAGCAACCTCAACGCCTATGTGCACGAATCGATCGCCGGGGTCAAGACCACCCAGACCTTCGCACGCGAGCGCAAGCAGTTCGAGACTTTCCAGGAGCAGCAGGGCACGGTGCGTCACTTCTATATGAGGGCGATTTACGTGCAGGACCTCATGTGGCCCGGCGTGCAGACCATCAGCGCCATGACCATGGCCTTCATCTACTATGTCGGCATCATGGGCCTGGGCGGGGTCAACGTCACCACGGGTGTGCTCATCGCCTTCGTCGGCTATGCCAACAACTTCTGGAACCCGGTCATCGACCTGGGCAACTTCTACAACCAGCTGATCACCTGCTCGGCCTATCTTGAGCGCATCTTCGAGACGCTTGACATCAAGCCGGAGATCACCAACAAGCCGGGAGCCGCGTCGCTGCCGCACATCCGCGGCAAGGTCGACTTCAACGACGTCGTCTTCCGCTACGAGCCCGACGGCCGCAATATCCTGAACCTCGTTGATTTCCATATCGAGCCGGGCAAGACCATTGCTCTGGTTGGGCCCACCGGCGCAGGCAAGACCACCATCGTCAGCCTCCTGTCGCGCTTCTACGACGTGAGCGAGGGGTCGATCGCCATCGACGGCTACGACATCCGCGATGTCACGCTGCAATCGCTGCGCCGGCAGATGGGCGTGATGCTGCAGGATACGTTCGTCTTCTCCGGCAACGTGCGCGAGAACATCCGATACGGCAGGCTCGACGCCACCGACGAGGACATCGTCGAGGCGGCCAAGGCCGTACACGCCGACGAGTTCATCCGTGAGATGCCCGACGGCTACGACACGGTGGTCGAGGAACGCGGCTCAACGATGTCGGCCGGGCAGCGCCAGCTGATCTCCTTTGCCCGAGTGCTTCTTGCCGACCCGCGCATCCTCATCCTGGACGAAGCGACCAGCAACATCGACACCCGTACCGAGCAGGCGTTGCAGGCCGGTCTCCAGCACCTGCTGAAGGGACGCACCAGCTTCGTGATCGCGCACCGTCTTTCCACCATCGAGAATTCCGACGAGATCTACTACATCGACCACGGCCAGATCGTCGAGCATGGCACGCATGCGCAATTGCTCAAGAAGAAGGGCGCGTACTACCGCCTCTACGAATCCCAGTACGCCATGCTCAAGGTGCAGGAGGACAACCGGGATGGCGCATCCGCCTAGCCGGAATCGAGCCAACCGATGGAACGGGGTTTCGCCGACCAAACGCTGTCGCCGAAACCCCGTTCCCTTATTCAAGGGCTGTGGTATTTTATTGTTTGTGTGTTCAAGGTGCGCGAGGCTGTCACGTCGCTGAGCAATCCACTCAATATTGTCTAACAAACACACAAATTCGCGTCATGCACGTGACGGACTGTGTCGGTCGACCGACTCGCCTGCAAAAAGGCGGGGACGTTGCACGCAGACCCGCATGGCCAGGCAATAACCGACTGAAAGGTAGCATTATCATGGCTCAAATCACTATGAGCGACATGCTGAAGGCAGGACTGCACTTCGGCCACCAGACCCGTCGTTGGAACCCCAAGATGAAGCAGTACATCCTGATGGAGCGCAACGGCATCCACATCATCAATCTCTTCAAGTCGCTCGACCTGATCGACAAGGCCTACGATTTCATCAAGCAGACCGTGGCCCACAACGGCACCGTGCTCTTCGTCGGCACGAAGAAGCAGGCTCAGGAAGCCATCGCCGCACAGGCCACCCGCGTCAACATGCCGTATGTCTCCGAGCGTTGGCTCGGTGGCATGCTCACCAACTTCCAGACCGTCTCCAAGCGCGTCGCGCGCCTGAAGGAACTGGAAGAGATGGACTTCACCGACGTCCACGGCAGCGGCCTGACCAAGAAGGAACTGCTGCTGCTTGAGCGCGAGAAGAACAAGCTGGAGAAGCAGCTCGGTGGCATCCGCAACATGAACCGCACTCCTTCGGCCATGTTCGTCGTCGACATCAACAAGGAGGCGTTGGCCGTCGAAGAAGCTCACAAGCTGAGCATTCCGGTCGTCGCCATCGTCGACACGAACACCGATCCCGATCTCGTCGACTATCCGATTCCGGCCAATGACGATGCCATTCGTGGCGTCGAGCTGCTGACCAGCCTCATGGCTGACGCCGTGGCGGATGGCCTGCTGGAGCGGAGCGGCAAGGCGGAGAAGACCGAGGACAAGGCCGAGCAGCCGATGGCCGCTTGGGAAAAGGACCTCTTGAAGGACAAGGAAGAGAAGCCTGCAGAGAGCGCATCGGCGACCGCCGAGACCAGCCCGGCCGCAGCCAAGTCCGAAGAGACGAAGGTCGAAGAGGCCAAGGCCTGACCGACATTGCATACAAAGGCGGTGTCGGAACCTTCCGGGCTTTCGCACCGCCTTTGGCGCATTCAATACATATTCAGTATTTTTAAAGGAGATATCAATGGCAGCAGTAACAGCAGCTTTGATCAAGCAAGTGCGCGACGACACCGGCGCCGGCATGATGGACGTCAAGAAGGCGCTCACCGAAGCCGAGGGCGACGTGGCACGCGCCAAGGAAATCATTCGCGCCAAGGGCATTCAGGCCGCAGGCAAGCGTGAGGGCCGCACCGCCCAGGAAGGCACCATCGCCTCCCGCGTGGTCGACACCGACAACGGTCAGGCCGGTTACGCCGTCGAGCTCAACTCCGAGACCGACTTCGTGGCCAAGACCCCGAAGTTCGTCGCCTTCACTGACAAGGTGCTCGATAACGCCATCGCCGCAGGCGCAAGCACTGCCGACGAGGTTCTCGCCGCCAAGAGCGAGGATGGCACCGTCAAGGAGAGCGTCGAGGAAGCGGCAGCCCTCTTCGGCGAGCATGTCAAGGTCGGCCAGGTGGCCAAGGTCGAAGGCCCGAAGGTCGAGATCTACGCGCACAAGAAGTCCGCAGAGATGCCGCCGAGCATCGTCGCCATCGTCGCCACCGATGAAAAGGGAGCGTCAGTAGCGCATGAGGCCGCTCTGCAGATTTCCGCCATGGGTGCGAAGTGGCTCACCCGCGAGGATGTGCCGGAAGACGTGGTCGCTTCCGAGCGTCGCGTGGCCACCGAGAAGTCCCAAGCCGAAGGCAAGCCCGAGAAGATCATCCCCAAGATCGTCGAAGGTCGTATGAACGCCTTCTACAAGGAGAATGTGCTGCTCGAGCAGGAGTATGTCAAGGACACCTCCAAGCGTGTGGGCGATCTGTTCAAGGAAGTCGGCGGCCAGCTGCTCGGCTTCGCTCGTATCGAGGTCGGCAAGGGCGAAGAGAAGTGATTCGTCGCTCTCCGCGGTTCTGATCTGATCTGAATAATTGGCCGGTATCTTCGGGTACCGGCCAATTGTTGTCTATCACGATATCCGAGGATTCTTTGTAGCAACAATGTCCGGCGATCGGCTGCTCCTATGAAGCACTGATTCATCGCCGGCAGTAGCGGCTGCGGTCGAAAAGATCGGCCGATCAGGGCAGTGGAGCTGGCCGGGGGACTGCTGTCGCCGTGAACAGATAACCTGTTAGTCAGTAATATGCCGCCAAACCCCAAGAACAGAGAGGCCGCTGATGACTAACGATGGCAAGGACGATACCAAGCGCCGAGTGCTGCTGAAGCTTTCAGGTGAAGCATTCGGCGGTGGTCATATCGGTATCGATACGGCGGTTATTCGCCGTGTCGCACAGGAGATCCATACAGCGGTAGGGCGAGGTGTCGAGGTCGCGATTGTCGTCGGCGGCGGCAATTTCTTCCGCGGCGCGGAACTCCAGCAGGCCGGTATCGAACGCAGCCGTGGCGACTACATGGGCATGCTCGGAACCGTCATGAACTGTCTCGCTCTTCAGGATTTCCTCGAACAGGAAGGCCAGGCCACTCGCGTCCAGACCGCCATCACCATGGGCCAGGTCGCAGAACCCTATATCCCGTTGAAAGCCATTCGCCACCTTGAAAAGGGACGGGTGGTTATTTTCGGTGCAGGTGCGGGCATGCCGTATTTCTCCACCGACACCGTCTCCATCCAACGTTCGCTTGAGATTCACTGCGACGCGGTGCTTATGGGCAAAAACGGCGTGGATGGCATCTATACCGCGGATCCTCGCAAGGATTCGAGCGCCAGACGTTTCAAGACCCTGAGCTACAAGCGGGCTCTGGTCGACAACCTCGCCGTCATGGATGCCGCAGCGCTTTCCATGGCCCGCGACAACGACCAGCACATCCGTGTATTCGGCTTGGAAGAAGCCGGAAACGTCACCAAGGCCCTGGTCGGGGAGCCCATCGGGACCTTGGTGTCCAACATGGAATCGGAAATCGCCCAATAATACGGCGACATCCCTTTTCTATGTTTTCCAGAAGTCATTAATCCACCCAACACAAAACGCAAACCAGTGGCTCGCATCGCGGGCCGTGAAGGAGAAACCATGGCAAATCCTGTAGAACAAGCCAAGCTGCAAATGCAGAAGTCCGTCGAGGCGACCAAGGAGAACTTCTCCGGAATCCGTACCGGTCGTGCCAACCCGGCGCTTCTGAACGGCATCGTCGTGGACTATTACGGCGCCCCGACGCCGATCAAGGCCGTCGCGTCAATCGGCGTGCCCGAACCGCGCACCCTTTCGATCACCCCGTTCGACGGCTCGCAGGCCAACGCCGTCGAAAAGGCAATCCGCGATTCCGACCTTGGCGGCAGCACCAGGCGAGACGGCAACGTCATCCATCTGACCATGCCGGAACTCACCGAAGACCGCCGCAAGGAATACGTCAAACTCGCCAAAGGCAAAGCCGAAGACGGCAAGGTCGCGGTACGCAACATCCGCCGCAAGGCCAAGGAATCGATCGACAAGTCGGTTAAGGACGGCGATATGGGCGAGGACCAGGGCGATCGTCTGCAAAAGGATCTCGACAAAGTCACCAAAGAAACGACCGAGACCATCGATGAACTTCTCGATGCAAAGGAAAAGGAAATCATGGAGGTCTGATCGATATTTTGCACTTCTCTCCGGATTACGATCGCGCAGAGAAGTGCAAAATCCATTCGGCAGACATGAAAGAGAAGGGTAATGACCAGCAAACAAGGGCATGAGGCAGGCGACGAAGTGAGTTCGGCGCTCAATGACATCAATAAGAAGACGGGGCGCAACATGCCTCAGGCCGTTGCCACAGCCGTATTCCTCGTCGTGCTCATCGTCGCATGCCTGCTGATCAGGATCGATCTGTATGTCGTGATGATCGCGGTTTTCCTTGTTCTGGCGCTGCGTGAGCTTCATGTCTCATTTGCGACAGTGCATCTTTATATTCCGCTGATTGTACTATGGCTGTGCTGCGTCGGCACCCTGCTCTCCATTTACTACGTGCCTGACCATGTGCTGGCGGCAGGCGTCGGCATCACCGTTTCCACGATCGCGGTCGCCATCGCGGCCAATCTCCGTCATAATGTGGGTAAACGCCTTGCCGGGGCCATCGAAGGAAAACTTAAAGCCGCCCAGGGCATCGAAAAAACGGCGGCCCCGTCGGCTGCCAATAAGAAAAACGGCGAAAGCAGCATTGACAATGTCGCGGTTTCGGTGTTCCTGGTACTCTATATTCTCGTACTGGCCTCATGCATCATCCTTCCGGAGACCTTCAACGGCCACCCCGTGGCCCATGCCATCATGCTCATCTTCCTGCCGGCGCTTTCCGACACCGGAGGACTTTTCTTTGGCGCGTTCTTCGGACGTCACAAGCTTTCGCCGCGTATCTCACCCAAGAAATCCGTTGAGGGACTATGCGGTTCGATTCTTTTCGCCATGGTCGGCGCATTGGTGATTTTCGCCATCACCTACCCGGGTCTATGGGCAACACGCTGGTGGATGCCGATTCTCACCGGAGTGATGGTCGGCGTCATCGGCACGTTCGGCGATCTATGCGCCTCGATGCTCAAGCGCGACATGGGATTGAAGGACATGGGCCATCTGCTCAAAGGCCACGGCGGGGTCATCGATCGCGTCGACTCGATTCTTCTATGCGCACCCTTCTTTACCGTATTGCTGTGGGCGACCGGCATGTAACTACTGAGAAATCCCGATTCCAGAGGAATTTCTCTGCGACAATGCTTTTATTCTGCACGGATACCAGCAGACACCCGTAAAGGTTCCTGGTTTATTGAATGATGATAATGATGAATGATGCTGTACAAGACAATTCGAAGAACGGCGGACCCGCAAGCGTTCTTTCACCCACAAACGAACCGGTCGAATCGGGAGTGACCGCCGGAGGCAACTCCGGTGCTTTCCGCGATGTGCTGGCCAAGAACCACGCACGCCGAGGAAAGCCGCCGCTGCACTTCGCCGATATGAACGAGGAGCAGCGCATAGAGACGGCCAAGCAGCTGGGCATGCCGAAATTCAGGATCAAACAGCTCGGCAACCATTATTTCGAACACTTCGACAACGACGTCTCCGCGTTCACCGATTTTCCTGCCGCCAAACGCGAAGCGGCACAGCAGGCGTTCTTCCCGACCCTGATCCGCGAAGTGACTCGCCAGGTCGCCGACAACGGCACCACCGTCAAAACGCTGTGGGAGCTCTTTGACGGCTCGCACATCGAATCGGTGCTCATGCGTTATCCGAACCGTGCGACGCTGTGCATCTCCAGCCAGGTGGGTTGCGGCATGGGCTGCCCGTTCTGCGCCACCGGAGGGCTCGGGCTGACCCGCA
The window above is part of the Bifidobacterium sp. ESL0704 genome. Proteins encoded here:
- a CDS encoding ABC transporter ATP-binding protein; amino-acid sequence: MAKRNTYNEDEELEEKINLHDIVRIAAYLKAYLGQVARIVVVVLLMSCITVAAPYLTKIMIDSAIPHKDFGQLGLLAGVFAVLIVLYEIGVRYRTVAITRVGQMMLKDMRRDLFTHIQTLPFSYFDSRPHGKILVRVVNYVNTLSDTLSSGLINVIADIFTFVVTLVVMFVVDWRLALFSLILFPLLTLWVLVLQRVQKHAYQLLSNKQSNLNAYVHESIAGVKTTQTFARERKQFETFQEQQGTVRHFYMRAIYVQDLMWPGVQTISAMTMAFIYYVGIMGLGGVNVTTGVLIAFVGYANNFWNPVIDLGNFYNQLITCSAYLERIFETLDIKPEITNKPGAASLPHIRGKVDFNDVVFRYEPDGRNILNLVDFHIEPGKTIALVGPTGAGKTTIVSLLSRFYDVSEGSIAIDGYDIRDVTLQSLRRQMGVMLQDTFVFSGNVRENIRYGRLDATDEDIVEAAKAVHADEFIREMPDGYDTVVEERGSTMSAGQRQLISFARVLLADPRILILDEATSNIDTRTEQALQAGLQHLLKGRTSFVIAHRLSTIENSDEIYYIDHGQIVEHGTHAQLLKKKGAYYRLYESQYAMLKVQEDNRDGASA
- a CDS encoding ABC transporter ATP-binding protein — translated: MYVDPERNRTSGNLKWILQYCKPDLPRVAVSVLLLLINDAMAVTMPLLAGLIVDQVIGARHLDILTRICAAMIVVTLVRVISRYIYQILMERFGQNSIYRLVSDEYEKLHELDFTYFNHTRNGDIMSRMTSDTEAIRHFLCWVSYQATDCVVMFLGALCVMYTIDWRLALALTCVTPFIFILTRALSKRAAPLFYAIRNSLADLNSMVEENIEGNRVVKAFVREDYETEKFDRHNDDYMQKNMDSAYNNRKFMPWLDGLGFSLQLITLGVGGFLVIKGHMTIGNLVSFNSLLWMIDGPVRQSGWLINDWQRFGASCIKIRRLLTAESRITEKPHAEESVRHAVDIQERVGVRKPESVSPDRMSGEIRFDHVSFAFPDDPETPVLKDLNFYVPAGTKLGILGETGAGKSTLVNLIARFYDPTVGTVLLDGIDARDWPLKTLRNQVSIVAQDTFLFSDTIGDNIGFGAGSSRSSDPAYIRRMAGIAGADEFISSMPEGYDTIVGERGVGLSGGQKQRLSLARALADDPSVLIMDDTTSAVDMETEAQIQEHLRHMETRKTVVTIAHRISSVKDADLILVLEHGRIVERGDHEHLVAAHGRYWEIYRKQLGVESGGSQGFEE
- the tsf gene encoding translation elongation factor Ts; its protein translation is MAAVTAALIKQVRDDTGAGMMDVKKALTEAEGDVARAKEIIRAKGIQAAGKREGRTAQEGTIASRVVDTDNGQAGYAVELNSETDFVAKTPKFVAFTDKVLDNAIAAGASTADEVLAAKSEDGTVKESVEEAAALFGEHVKVGQVAKVEGPKVEIYAHKKSAEMPPSIVAIVATDEKGASVAHEAALQISAMGAKWLTREDVPEDVVASERRVATEKSQAEGKPEKIIPKIVEGRMNAFYKENVLLEQEYVKDTSKRVGDLFKEVGGQLLGFARIEVGKGEEK
- the rpsB gene encoding 30S ribosomal protein S2, translated to MAQITMSDMLKAGLHFGHQTRRWNPKMKQYILMERNGIHIINLFKSLDLIDKAYDFIKQTVAHNGTVLFVGTKKQAQEAIAAQATRVNMPYVSERWLGGMLTNFQTVSKRVARLKELEEMDFTDVHGSGLTKKELLLLEREKNKLEKQLGGIRNMNRTPSAMFVVDINKEALAVEEAHKLSIPVVAIVDTNTDPDLVDYPIPANDDAIRGVELLTSLMADAVADGLLERSGKAEKTEDKAEQPMAAWEKDLLKDKEEKPAESASATAETSPAAAKSEETKVEEAKA
- a CDS encoding phosphatidate cytidylyltransferase, whose protein sequence is MTSKQGHEAGDEVSSALNDINKKTGRNMPQAVATAVFLVVLIVACLLIRIDLYVVMIAVFLVLALRELHVSFATVHLYIPLIVLWLCCVGTLLSIYYVPDHVLAAGVGITVSTIAVAIAANLRHNVGKRLAGAIEGKLKAAQGIEKTAAPSAANKKNGESSIDNVAVSVFLVLYILVLASCIILPETFNGHPVAHAIMLIFLPALSDTGGLFFGAFFGRHKLSPRISPKKSVEGLCGSILFAMVGALVIFAITYPGLWATRWWMPILTGVMVGVIGTFGDLCASMLKRDMGLKDMGHLLKGHGGVIDRVDSILLCAPFFTVLLWATGM
- the pyrH gene encoding UMP kinase; this translates as MTNDGKDDTKRRVLLKLSGEAFGGGHIGIDTAVIRRVAQEIHTAVGRGVEVAIVVGGGNFFRGAELQQAGIERSRGDYMGMLGTVMNCLALQDFLEQEGQATRVQTAITMGQVAEPYIPLKAIRHLEKGRVVIFGAGAGMPYFSTDTVSIQRSLEIHCDAVLMGKNGVDGIYTADPRKDSSARRFKTLSYKRALVDNLAVMDAAALSMARDNDQHIRVFGLEEAGNVTKALVGEPIGTLVSNMESEIAQ
- the def gene encoding peptide deformylase, encoding MSLREIRVVPDPVLRTPCEPIREITPAVRNMVQDLLDTVDDPGRAGLSANQIGISLRAFSYNIDGKLGYVLNPVLEETRGEQYGDEGCLSVPKLWYKTRRADYARVRGIDLDGKTIVVEGTGIMGRMLQHETDHLDGHIYLDRLEKEERREAMRRMRSVQ
- the frr gene encoding ribosome recycling factor, producing the protein MANPVEQAKLQMQKSVEATKENFSGIRTGRANPALLNGIVVDYYGAPTPIKAVASIGVPEPRTLSITPFDGSQANAVEKAIRDSDLGGSTRRDGNVIHLTMPELTEDRRKEYVKLAKGKAEDGKVAVRNIRRKAKESIDKSVKDGDMGEDQGDRLQKDLDKVTKETTETIDELLDAKEKEIMEV